A genomic region of Exiguobacterium sp. Helios contains the following coding sequences:
- a CDS encoding acetyl-CoA C-acyltransferase has product MRRVAIMDAVRTPIGRYNGVLKDVRPDDLGACVIKALVDRNPELDPHLIEEVIFGNANQAGEDNRNVARMSGLLAGLPVEVAGTTVNRLCGSGLDAVIAAARAIAMNEGEIYIAGGTESMTRAPLVMGKPETGFARGNPAIYDTTIGWRFVNEKLRDMYGTDSMPETAEHVATRYGISREAQDDFAFLSQQRAKQAMETHRFQTELVPVQYTTRKGQIVEVKTDEHPRPDTSREKLGTLKSLFPNGTVTAGNASGINDGAAALLLMSEETAERLGLTPLAYYRASAVAGVEPAVMGIGPVDATRKALNRAGLTVNQLDLIELNEAFAAQSVACMQELGLPPEKVNVNGGAIAFGHPLGASGARILTTLIHEMCRTNQTYGLATMCVGVGQGIALVVEREGLT; this is encoded by the coding sequence ATGAGACGTGTCGCCATCATGGATGCGGTCCGTACACCAATCGGCCGCTATAACGGAGTACTCAAAGACGTCCGGCCGGATGATTTAGGGGCTTGTGTCATCAAAGCGCTCGTTGATCGAAATCCGGAGTTGGATCCGCATTTAATCGAAGAAGTGATTTTTGGAAATGCCAATCAGGCAGGGGAAGACAACCGGAATGTCGCCCGCATGTCTGGCCTGCTTGCCGGTCTGCCGGTCGAAGTTGCCGGAACAACCGTTAACCGGTTGTGCGGTTCCGGACTCGATGCTGTCATCGCCGCAGCCCGGGCGATTGCGATGAACGAAGGGGAGATTTATATTGCCGGCGGAACGGAAAGCATGACCCGGGCTCCGCTCGTCATGGGCAAGCCGGAAACCGGTTTCGCCCGCGGGAATCCGGCGATCTACGATACGACGATCGGGTGGCGGTTCGTCAATGAAAAACTGCGAGATATGTACGGAACAGACTCGATGCCGGAGACGGCGGAACACGTCGCAACCCGGTATGGGATTTCACGGGAAGCGCAAGATGATTTTGCCTTTTTAAGTCAGCAACGGGCGAAACAGGCGATGGAGACACATCGTTTTCAAACAGAACTTGTTCCGGTGCAGTATACGACACGCAAAGGACAGATCGTCGAAGTGAAGACGGATGAACATCCACGTCCTGACACGAGTCGCGAAAAACTGGGCACGCTTAAAAGCCTGTTTCCGAACGGCACCGTCACGGCAGGGAATGCTTCCGGTATCAACGACGGGGCAGCTGCCTTGTTATTGATGAGTGAAGAAACAGCGGAACGTCTCGGATTGACACCGCTCGCCTATTACCGGGCCAGTGCCGTTGCCGGCGTCGAACCGGCTGTCATGGGAATCGGACCGGTTGATGCGACGCGCAAAGCGCTGAACCGGGCAGGATTGACGGTCAACCAGCTGGATTTGATTGAACTCAACGAAGCGTTTGCCGCACAAAGCGTCGCCTGTATGCAAGAACTCGGATTACCGCCGGAAAAAGTCAACGTCAACGGAGGAGCCATTGCCTTTGGTCATCCGCTCGGTGCAAGCGGAGCACGGATTTTAACGACGTTAATCCACGAGATGTGCCGCACGAATCAGACATATGGTCTGGCGACGATGTGTGTCGGGGTCGGACAAGGCATTGCCCTCGTCGTGGAACGGGAGGGACTCACATGA
- a CDS encoding enoyl-CoA hydratase-related protein — translation MIHLERRDYVVIIRIDRPERMNCFDYPTLVELQQLVTTVRHDPTIRVVIFTGTGKAFSAGADLKERVTLNETEVRRNVEAIRDVFTDIAHLPQPTIAAVNGHALGGGFEWMLACDFRIIVEGALVGLTETSFGIIPGAGGTQRLPRLIGETRAKELIFTARKIDAQTAEQYGIVSRVVATGEELMAVCLSFADEMLQNGPVAIRQAKQAIDQGLDQSLSEGLKIETSAYEAVIPTEDRLEALRAFAEKRTPQFQGK, via the coding sequence ATGATTCATTTGGAACGACGCGACTACGTCGTCATCATTCGGATTGACCGGCCGGAACGGATGAACTGCTTTGATTATCCGACGCTGGTTGAGCTGCAACAGCTGGTCACGACCGTTCGTCACGATCCGACCATCCGGGTTGTCATCTTTACCGGAACAGGGAAGGCGTTCAGCGCCGGTGCTGACTTGAAGGAACGGGTGACGTTAAACGAAACGGAAGTCCGGCGAAACGTCGAAGCCATTCGTGACGTCTTCACAGATATCGCCCATCTGCCGCAACCGACGATTGCTGCGGTCAACGGTCATGCACTCGGCGGCGGTTTCGAATGGATGCTCGCCTGTGATTTCCGGATCATCGTCGAAGGGGCATTGGTCGGATTGACAGAAACCAGTTTCGGCATCATTCCCGGTGCCGGCGGGACACAACGGTTGCCGCGGTTGATTGGAGAGACCCGGGCGAAAGAACTGATTTTCACAGCCAGGAAAATTGATGCACAGACCGCTGAACAGTACGGGATTGTCTCGCGTGTCGTCGCAACAGGGGAAGAATTGATGGCAGTTTGTCTTTCGTTTGCGGATGAGATGTTACAAAATGGACCGGTTGCCATCCGACAGGCTAAACAGGCGATTGACCAAGGACTCGATCAATCTCTCTCGGAGGGCTTGAAAATTGAAACATCCGCTTACGAAGCGGTCATCCCGACGGAAGACCGGCTGGAAGCGTTACGCGCCTTCGCCGAAAAACGGACGCCACAGTTTCAAGGAAAATGA
- the paaX gene encoding phenylacetic acid degradation operon negative regulatory protein PaaX, translated as MSANTQSMIFTVYGDYIRHYGNQIWVGSLIRLLKEFGHNEQAVRVAVSRMVKQGWLTSQKQGTKSFYSLTPRGVERMEEAARRIYKSTPHVWDGKWRTLMYTIPEDKRQIRDELRKELSWSGFGNLSNGVWISPNPLEKEAERLIDAYGITEYVDFFVGEYHGPQPDQSLVERAFPLDELQERYERFIAEYSRRYIVHQSRIQLGEMDEEQCFVERTTLVHEYRKFLFTDPGLPQELLPDEWSGHHAALLFEQYYRLLAEPASRFFESIFRETHDVTQKSADYDASEHPLFAER; from the coding sequence ATGAGTGCGAATACCCAATCGATGATTTTTACGGTATACGGAGATTACATCCGCCATTACGGCAATCAAATCTGGGTCGGCAGTCTGATCCGCCTATTGAAAGAATTCGGTCATAATGAACAGGCGGTCCGGGTTGCCGTTTCCCGGATGGTCAAACAAGGCTGGTTGACGTCACAAAAACAAGGGACAAAAAGTTTTTATTCGTTGACCCCGCGCGGTGTTGAGCGGATGGAAGAAGCCGCGCGACGGATATACAAATCGACGCCTCATGTCTGGGACGGGAAATGGCGGACCTTGATGTACACGATTCCGGAGGACAAACGGCAAATTCGGGATGAATTACGAAAAGAGTTGTCCTGGAGCGGTTTCGGGAATTTATCGAACGGGGTCTGGATTTCACCGAACCCGCTCGAAAAAGAAGCGGAGCGGTTGATTGACGCCTACGGTATCACCGAGTACGTCGATTTTTTCGTCGGCGAATATCATGGACCGCAACCGGATCAATCGCTGGTCGAACGCGCTTTCCCACTGGATGAGTTGCAAGAACGGTATGAACGGTTCATTGCGGAATACAGCCGGCGTTATATCGTCCATCAAAGCCGGATTCAGCTTGGCGAGATGGACGAGGAGCAGTGTTTTGTCGAACGGACGACACTTGTCCATGAATACCGGAAGTTTTTGTTTACCGATCCCGGTCTGCCGCAAGAGTTGTTGCCGGATGAGTGGAGCGGTCATCATGCCGCTTTGCTGTTTGAACAATACTACCGGCTACTCGCGGAACCGGCGAGCCGGTTTTTTGAATCGATCTTCCGTGAAACACATGATGTGACGCAAAAAAGTGCTGATTATGATGCATCGGAACATCCGTTGTTCGCGGAACGATAA
- a CDS encoding gamma carbonic anhydrase family protein, whose translation MNIPYRDVSPKLATHVFVAPGAFLIGDVTVGEESTIWFNAVLRGDEGPITIGKRCSIQDNATIHLYEGAPVIVEDEVTVGHNAILHGCKIGRRSIVGMGATVLDHAEIGEECIIGANTLIPSGKKFPPRSLIIGSPGKVVRELTAADLEMIQESIDSYVDKGYAFRKQLAEN comes from the coding sequence ATGAATATTCCGTACCGCGATGTTTCACCAAAGCTAGCCACACATGTGTTTGTCGCCCCCGGTGCTTTTTTGATTGGTGACGTGACCGTCGGCGAAGAATCGACGATTTGGTTCAATGCCGTCCTGCGCGGCGATGAAGGACCGATTACGATCGGCAAACGTTGCAGTATCCAGGACAATGCGACCATCCATCTCTACGAGGGTGCACCGGTCATCGTCGAAGATGAAGTGACGGTCGGTCACAATGCCATCTTGCACGGTTGTAAAATCGGTCGGCGCTCGATTGTCGGTATGGGGGCCACTGTTCTCGATCATGCTGAAATCGGTGAAGAATGTATCATCGGTGCCAACACCTTAATCCCATCCGGCAAAAAATTCCCGCCTCGTTCGCTCATCATCGGATCACCGGGCAAGGTCGTGCGGGAACTCACGGCAGCAGACCTTGAGATGATTCAGGAATCCATCGATTCGTATGTCGATAAAGGATACGCCTTCCGCAAACAGCTTGCTGAAAATTGA
- a CDS encoding nitronate monooxygenase family protein — protein MSRLCTTLQIDVPIIQGGMGNISHAELTAAVSNAGGLGTIGCGTMTPVEVKQLIDATRSLTSRPFALNIAIRVSPYTEQLIELAIEERIPVVSLSAGNPAPFLSKLREAGIRTIGVVASVKQAIKAEQSGVDILVAEGVEAAGINSPLELTTMTLIPQITDHVTLPVLAAGGIGDGRGLAAAWMLGAEGVQLGTRLIATQESRVHEHYKRHLVQADDLGTRIIGREVGQVRRVLNGPYVDALQPTSLAAFQEQTNESFHIKGALEGDETAGYVNAGLVSGLIDDVPTVAELFNRMMDDAFGRIERTYRALQ, from the coding sequence ATGTCTCGTCTATGTACCACATTACAGATTGATGTGCCGATCATTCAAGGGGGTATGGGGAATATCAGCCATGCCGAACTGACGGCGGCGGTCTCGAATGCCGGAGGTCTCGGAACGATTGGATGCGGAACGATGACGCCTGTCGAGGTCAAACAATTGATTGACGCGACACGAAGCTTGACGTCGCGTCCGTTTGCCTTGAATATCGCCATCCGGGTCTCACCTTATACCGAACAGTTGATTGAGTTAGCAATCGAGGAACGGATTCCGGTCGTGTCCTTGTCAGCCGGTAATCCGGCTCCTTTTTTATCGAAGTTACGGGAGGCGGGAATCCGGACGATTGGTGTCGTTGCTTCCGTCAAACAGGCAATTAAAGCCGAGCAGTCCGGAGTGGACATACTGGTAGCGGAAGGCGTCGAGGCGGCGGGAATCAATTCACCGCTCGAGTTGACGACGATGACCCTGATTCCGCAAATCACGGATCATGTCACGCTTCCTGTCCTTGCCGCGGGCGGCATCGGCGACGGACGTGGTCTTGCAGCAGCCTGGATGCTCGGAGCAGAAGGCGTGCAGCTCGGAACCCGGTTGATTGCGACACAGGAATCCCGTGTCCATGAGCACTATAAAAGACACCTCGTGCAGGCGGATGATCTCGGGACACGAATCATCGGCCGAGAAGTCGGACAAGTCCGGCGGGTATTGAACGGACCGTATGTCGATGCGTTGCAGCCGACATCACTCGCTGCCTTTCAGGAACAGACGAACGAATCGTTTCATATCAAAGGGGCACTCGAAGGCGACGAAACAGCAGGATACGTCAATGCCGGTCTCGTTTCCGGTTTGATTGATGATGTTCCGACCGTTGCGGAACTCTTTAACCGGATGATGGATGATGCTTTCGGACGAATCGAACGGACATACCGGGCACTCCAGTAA